The Salvelinus fontinalis isolate EN_2023a chromosome 32, ASM2944872v1, whole genome shotgun sequence nucleotide sequence AGATTGAAAAATCGACTGGAAAATGCCTGGGTGCTTTTCAAGATTGATGGAGAGAGTGCGAGGACGTCGGCAGCCTACTGCGTCGACAGGTTGTTTAAATTCATTTGTGGGTTGTTTTTGTTGTCTTTTTCCGTTTCGCAGGGTTCGCGATCGTCGGGAGGTGGACAGCGACAGCGACTTCGAAGAGGGTACGTGGAGTTTTAAACTTCTTATTTTACCACTTTCAACATTGAAAATGTAATTTGtgaaatgttgtgtatttctgtaATACAGACTTGCAAGCTAACGTTAACTTTAATAATTGTTGCTAAGCGAAGCACTGTTGGACTTTTACTAGTAGTGAcgttactagctagcttgataggtTTTACGTCCTGACAATTGATTGTTTGTATTCCTGTTCCTAATTTTAGAATCAAATGTACTGGATGAGGTCCAGTTGGATGTGCCACTGCTGCCAGTCATCCTTGATGTCCAGGATGCTGCTATCATCCTTGAGGATGTGCCAGATGTGCCGACTATCCTTGAGGTACAATTTTCAGAACGTTTTTGGTTTTATGTTTGAAAAGAATCCCAGATATTAATTCTAAAAAATCTTTGTTGACTGCTTTAGGAGGCCACTGGTAATTGGCAGTTGATACCGATTAGGTTCAGCTCCCTGTACTGTGGGCCTGTTGTGATCAGAGtaagagacccacacacacacacatcgctgTTACAATGTTAGCTGTTTCTAacctgaatgtattgtaatgtcaccccactcctgtgcagaaCAATGCCGGTCCGGTGGCTAAAGCTTGGAGAACTTTCCAGTTCATCAGCCCCATTATCACCTACATGCGTGGGGGATCCCAGGTATGTGTCTTTGTAACTACCTAGTCCTAATCTACATTGTCAGAGTCATGTGATCTTGATGGAAATGTGTTACAGCGATGGCTGATGTTGTTTCTCTCCACAGCAGgtggtggtgaggatgcaccatGTGAGTAGGGTTCGAGGCCTGGAGACTCAACTGGTGTGGGCCATCTCCAGGGAGACAGCCATACTTAGTCCAGAGGGCATCGCCTACTGTGCCACCAAGGTGCAGTCCGTCACTTGGATCCAGGTAAGATGTAAATACTACTGAAATAGTATTAAGATTAGGCTTTTCTTCACTTATTCCATTTGGCCTTAACATatcgtctctctctgtcagtatgTGGCTGGCAGGGTGACCCAGTATGCTTCTCACCTCCGCCATGAGACGTCTGTGGACGTGACGCTTGGCTGCTACCAGGTAAATAAACCTTTTCCAAAATGATTGGCCATTTTTCCATTAGATATGCTCTGTTTAccaataacgtgtgtgtgtggtaaacaagtgtgttgtgtgtgtttttggagcAGCAGACTGACGTCTCGGTGGTGTACGCCACTCTCCACATGGGGCTGGATGGGCTGCTCACCTCCTCGGCGTGGTCGGAGGCTGCCTCCGTCTCTACGCCCACCAATCAGCAGTTCACTGAGCCAGAGCCTGAGGGCCACAACTGCTATGAGGTCAGatgttacacacacacctacagtgcaCATTCTATTGACTAGTAGCATTAAGATCCTTCCATTGACCCATTGTTTGTCATGTCATTGCATTGGTCACTGATGTTGAATGTTTGTTCTGTTGTTGTAGGGCTGGGAGGAGGACCTGctgcctgaggagagggaggttccTCTGCTAAAGTGAGTTCCTCTAAATGTCTGTGTAGTCTGGGCTTGTCAGATGCTGAAGGATAGTGGTCACCATGCTGTTATCCCCATTGACTCTAATGGTTGACAtgctccattccctccctcccacagccTCTACCTTACCACCAAGAGAGTGGAGGACATCACCCTGAGGCTCGTCTCCCTGCGCCAGGCCTTCACTGTGAGTGGACCtcctttttccttttctctctgtgtcttcttgttctgtctgtctcaccctaactcttccctcttctctaGACCCTGCTTGGTTCCACCCTTAGCAGGAACTATCTGTTTGTGGCGGGAAAGGTCCTAATGGGCGCACTGGTTCAGGCACACCACATGGTAGCTCACTAACTCATTATTCATTCTAGGGAAAGAGAGCGTCCTCAGTGGGAAATGTGTTCTGTTCACTAACATCAATGCTCTTTGCTTTGTGATAGGACGAGGCCGAATTCGTCCGTGCCTATAACGACTTTGTGGACTACCTGAGTGACCCCTCCAAGCAGATTGACATTGAGAGGGAGCTGGCTGAGGCAAAGGTGAGTTCATTAACTCTTTCAAGTCTCACCTTGAGTTCTTCCTCATGCATGTCTTTTATACATCACAGTAGCTGATCTATTTGAAATCATTCCTATTTTCTCCAAACGTGTTTTCTTGTCCTAGATCCATCATGTTAACCTGATAGATGTCCTCTTTGAACTGGTGATGTTTGGGATGATGACAGCTCAGAAGTCCCTGATGGTGGTAAGTAGCATCTCACTGGTACATGTTTTGATGTCTCTCTATTTGTAATTTCACTTcaatttctcttctctcctcctcctgtttccTTTAGCACCCTGGTGGGTTCATGGAGCGTCTGTACGCTCTACTGAACTCCTTCCTGCCCGTAGCTGCCAGCATTGAGCCAAAGGCCGAGAGATACCTGCTGCTGCTCAATGTAAGATTCAAGAGTTTACTTCCCTATTCCTAGTTTTCTTCCTCTTTACTTTTTCATGAATAACAGGGTTTCAATGCCGTTTTACGTGGAGTAACTCTCATTGTCTCTCTGCTCTTGATAAGCTAGTAACTCAGAGccattttctatgtgttgtgtggtgttctcTTCAGGGCGGGCTGATGGCTCTGCTAGATGACATGTTTGGGCAGCAGCTGGCCTGGTACTTTAACCCAGTGTCTCTGGTCACTGAgctctccagcctcctggagtacCACCTGGAGAACCTCATGGCCAGCATGTAGTCCTACTGCAGAGATCTGAAACACCacacttctttctctctctcaggaatTGAGGACTTGAAGTGCTTCGTTGAACCCTGATTAGTTAACACCCATTGAATTAATGtattctcttgttttctctcccaCAGGATTCTGGTGACACTTTGCCACCACACAGGGGTCTAGACACAAATGCACTACATTACTTTGCACtgaattttacatttttaaataaaataactagTAGTTCAAAAGCATTTGTCTCTGTCTTTTCATTTACTTGATTATTTCATCACTATTTCCTCTTCCTGGAGTTATGAGGCtaatattacattattacatgaaCAATTATGCTTTATTCTTTGCATATGGAAATGAAAAACAAAGTTTAGGTGATTTACAGGTACTACTGGCCCACACTTTATGGCTTTGAATTGTGATGTGTGATTCTGTACTATTTAAAAATATGTAGGCCtacatacactgagtttacaaaacattaagaacaccttcctaatattgagttgcaccccctgttgctcagaacagactcaatttgtcgggacatgaactctacaaggtgtccacagggatgctggcccatgttcactccaatgattcccacagtggtgggccattctttatacacctactaccataccccattcaaaggcacttaaatctgttgtcctgcccattcaccttctgaatggcatacatacacaattcatgtctcaattgtctcaatgcttaaaaatctttcgttgacctgtctccttcccttcatctacactgattgaagtggattgaacaagtgacatcagtaagggatcatagcttttacctggtcagtttgtcatggaaagagcgggTATAGTATAAAGTCGATCACTAGAGGGCACAAATGCTTTAGTCTTGAATGTAACTTCTCACTATCTGTACTCTACATTAAGAGTCTGCCATTGTAGACTCAGGTATCTTGGGTATTTTTGTTTCAATTTGCCATATTTCCCATTAATGTCTGAGGAATTTAGCGTCTTTCCAACTGAAAACAATGTTAGCGTTCATGTGAGAGAAGGTGTAGTAGTGCATACTGACCACTAGTTGGATCATAGCGGGCTTAGTGGTGTTGATGCAGGAACCCAGAGCGTATAGGCATTCTCCATCACAGTAGAAGGCACAGTAACCCGTAGGAGCCAGGACCCAGTCTTAACGGAGGGAAATACTATAGAAATGAAATGACAAGATTAGATGAATGACTAGAACAGACTATATTTCAATCAGAAATACTTTAAAAAACATGCAAAGAACATACACTAAAATGCACATACTACACAAATGCCTTGCTTCCCTTCAAAATACAAACTGTGTGTTACAGCAAATAAGGTGACACAATGTTAGCTCATGATATTATCTATTCAGTTACAATGAGTAGTTAAGGGAGACAGAAGCTCACCATCCAGCCTAGGTCACCAAAGCTCACATATATTTAATGTCTCTTACAAGCCAGACGCCCACTGTTGACGTGACTATGATCTGAAAGGGGCCAAAAAATATGTTATGAGGCAGGACAGGCTGTAAACCACACTTTGGATGCATTGGACTTAAAATAAAGACACAATTAAGGCAATGATGAGCATAACCATGCTAATGCAATAATTTTCGCATTAACACTTTTTGGCTGAAAAAAGTTAGGCCcaatcaatatatccacatcaccaattaactatcatggtccaaacacaccaagacagtcggagAGAGCAcgactcaggagactgaaaagatttgtcatgggtctaCATAGGTCTAAAAGTGTCATGGGtctaaaagttctacagctgcaccatcgagagcatcctgaccgattGCATCACCccctgctcggcatctgaccgcaaggcgctacagagggtagtgcgtacggcccagtacatcactggggccaagcttcctgacatccaggacctatatactaggaggtgtcagaggaagtcccaaaatattgtcaaagactccagtcacccaagtcatagactgttctctctgctaccgcacggtaagcggtaccggagcgccaagtctaggaccaaaaggcttcttaacagcttctacccccaagccataagactcctgaacatcttgtcaaatggcttcccagactattcacattgccccccccccacccccaccactgccagtctgtttatcatctatgcatagtcactttaattaactctacctacatgtacatactacctcaactaaccggtgcccccgcacattgactctatatacaggggggtgccagtgcattgttattttttactgctcctctttaaatacttgttacttttatctcttattcttatctgcattttttgaaactgcactgtcggttaggggctcgtaagtaagcatttcactgcaagatctacacctgttgtattcggcgcatgtgactaatgtcgtgtctttgctatcattaaattgaagacttatagttcatatcaaagattcctgtaattagggcttACGCGATCAACTgattaataacgtaactaattaactatgaatttggggcaccagggaatgtattcagattacaaagttataatttcccaatataacctttcagatattttcaaatctgatcaatagtcttctgattaatgatttattttacctcacgttagtctcattccaaacgtcgtaaattgttggttatctgcacgaacccagtcttcactatgagtcatcgatacatcaattgtcttaaatcatttatttattactaactaagtaattgacagaaatgcataaacaaataaacaaacttaaaatggttacatgaaatgataggagaaatatgcccggcatggcggcttgttagacgaAGGggaaatgtggggggggggggggggggggtcgactaAGAAGCCACTACAGAgttcataattataacaattgacatgctaatcctttacacatgaacgctcactcattcgggaacaactgcaatcaatatatatatatttacgctcagtgtgtcgtcttgatcgctggagaaaagttagtttctgttggagagtttcgtCCGTCTTTCTGTCTtggttattgtggatagttcagagtaacattcgctatagaatggatgtttcggcggttgttgttcttcgcgttcaatgataccgaattcctagctgcagactagtagtcaatatcaaagacttcttattcgtctaagagtttaaccacgtggtatggttaaagattcagcaattgTCCACAACCTTTGTCCCCTCCTAATGGAGAAAAAACATGGTCTAGTGATAATTTCTCAGAGTTGGGTTTTTATTAGGATTGCAGAAAGGGGCTGTCCCAGGATGTCTGACCCAACTGGGCTCAGGGGCGGGTCctcggatttagttcaaatcaaaaggaattgtatttttcttaattaaacagtccaacatcatattacacaattatacaaacagtatcatactcactcattcatcttacaacaattagatgtaaacctcatatctgaggctattatatacacagcggtatggtaatgtagccacACACTCTCCCATGAGTTTCCCAAGTTGTGACAAACGGACCAGTTAATAGCTGgaatcttcaccgatcttttatactttttcCGGAAAATGAaatctgttcgtacctcaagttctgtgaggtggaagaaatccctttgtcctgaaagtttaccctctctctaatactgtttggccatgaggagattctcaggaatttacgacgtctcgctgtgaccacagcatgggttgaaggaggaaagggggaggcagggagtggcagggggagggggATGGGCTTTATGTACCTaaacaggcaacgtcatgacactaataaaatttgatttgataaacggACGTGAAAGTCACACTGCTTTGACTGTTGTTTCTGTTAAGGCTCTCATCAAAGAgacgtacagtggggagaagaagtatttgagctgaaagtccgtattgcccagcgacagccccgaaacctgaaggatctggagaaggtctgtatggaggagtgggccaaaatccctgctgcggtgtgtgcaaacctggtcaagaactacaggaaacatatgatctctctaattgcaaacaaaggtttctgtaccaaatattaagttctgcttttctgatgtatcaaatacttatgtcatgcaataaaatgcaaatgaattacttaaaaatcatacaatgtgtttttctggatttttgttttagattctgtctctcacagttgaagtgtacctatgataaaaattacagacctctacatgctttgtaagtaggaaaacctgcaaaattggcagtgtatcaaatacttgttctccccactgtacatagtCCTCCTCCCCAGTAGACAATTTTTTTGGACAACAAGTGCTTGAAATGAGGAGCCAAGCCATGTGTGCACACAGCTGGACTTTGTTGCCCCGCATGCAAAGGTCTTGACTATTGCACTGTCCGGGAACATCGCTGAGAACAGCACACCtaagagtaaaataaaaaaaagattgaAATCAAACACTTATTATTTGTTTCTAGCCTGTGTGTATCACAGAGAGAGAATatgaaatcaaacaaaatatgttCCTAAAAATAATTTAATGTTACAGGTGATAGTTTATAAACCATGCCACACAGCCATGCCTCCACTACAGTGGAAAGAAAGAGTAGTAAGACTCCTCTTTGGGAACGCAAGTAACGACGGACTGTCTTGAGGTGGTGAATGTGGTAATTGTAGAATATTGTCTAGGTGGTGATGTAGATGACGATGACTTTTCCACATAGTTCAATAGAGTCGGAGCTGTAAGAAAATAAGTGTCCAAGTCTGATGAATgactagctagcatgctaacggTAGCTAGCATTAGTCATGAAACATTGTCACTAACAACTCTAGTGAACGTCCTTTAACTAAATGTAAACtttcagctaacgttagcaaactGTCATTTACTTTTAAAATGTTCACTGTCCAACTCTGTTTGCCGCAAgtttactaacgttagctagctagcactatATTGCCAGGTGTGATTCTGTGGAAAAACTGACTCAGACATCTAGATAACATTAgctaacaacaacatagcaaaCGTTAATTTGACCGAATAATTCTGTAATGTTAAAGTTCATTTACCCAAGCACGAAGAGACGGAATAATCTAGCTAAATAATTAACGTTAGCAACTAAGTATGGTTGTAGTATTCCTCTCTACATGTTACCAGGGGTAGGACCTACCTGCTTTTCATTTGTGGAGTGCCGTCCTGTGtgcagtgttgccaactcctc carries:
- the LOC129831197 gene encoding uncharacterized protein LOC129831197, which codes for MPGCFSRLMERVRGRRQPTASTGCLNSFVGCFCCLFPFRRVRDRREVDSDSDFEEESNVLDEVQLDVPLLPVILDVQDAAIILEDVPDVPTILEEATGNWQLIPIRFSSLYCGPVVIRNNAGPVAKAWRTFQFISPIITYMRGGSQQVVVRMHHVSRVRGLETQLVWAISRETAILSPEGIAYCATKVQSVTWIQYVAGRVTQYASHLRHETSVDVTLGCYQQTDVSVVYATLHMGLDGLLTSSAWSEAASVSTPTNQQFTEPEPEGHNCYEGWEEDLLPEEREVPLLNLYLTTKRVEDITLRLVSLRQAFTVSGPPFSFSLCVFLFCLSHPNSSLFSRPCLVPPLAGTICLWRERS